TGACGCATCGGAAGACTTCCTAGGACCGCCTGCGGCCTGGCCGCATCCGAAGGCAGGTATTCGACATTGATGGGTCGTGGGGCTCACGGGAAGTGCGAGCGCAACGCCCGCAGCATATCGGCCTAGTGTGCCCTGACGCCTGAGACGGGATGGACGCCGTCGTCCCTTCCGCGATTTCGGCCGCGGGCTAGAATGCCATCGTCGAGCCATAGGTCGCAGTACCGAGGCCCCACGTCTCGTGTACGCGTCGGAGGTGAACCTGGGCGGCAGCCGTATCGTGTGATACCCCGATGGAGTGCGTCGGCTGCTTGACACAGCCGGTCGCGCCAATATCCTCTGGTCTGATGAGCAAGGTCAGCACGCCCAAGGCGGTCGCAGCTCTGGTTGAGCGGTTCGAACGGGACCGGAAGGTCTTCGAGTCCGGCGGGTACCAGGAAGAACAGCTCCGCGTCGAGTCCCGAACCCTTACTTCGAGGCCCAGGGGTTGTAAAGCGCGCTTGGACCTGTCTGGCGTCGCCGGCACTGTGCAGCAGTTGCGTGTCGAGAGATAAGGAGTAGACTGTCGTGCTGATGAAGAAAACCTCTATTTCTTTTGACTCTCTGCTCGGCATCCTGGCTGAGAGCATCGACTTCGAGTTCGGTACGTTTGAGTATATCCCATGGGCCGAGTTCTTGCTGAACCCTCGGCGGCTGCGCGGGAGCGACTTCCTGATGCGTTGGTCACAAGGAGAGTGGAGTGAATCCCGACTTGTCGAGGCGGTGAACTACACCAGGAGATACTTCGCGTTACCATACGGCCCGAGCGGAACGGCGCCATCGGGTGATGTGCGCGCCTACGAGTTGTACTTTGAGAGGCTAGCGCAGGCGGGTCTCGATAGTATCAAGCGCCCGGACCTGCTTGTCTTCAGATACTCAGACGCTGAGAGAGTAAGGAGAGACGTGAAGAGACTGGGCGGCAATGCCGGGCTTCCGTTCATTAGGGAACAGGAGCTCGCGCCGTTGCTGGAACGGGCCGTGTTGGCGGTGGAGTGTGAAAATAGTCTGTGGCGGTCCGAACGTATGCCTGACTTTGGCACCGAACTCTCTCCTCAGAAGCGCCTCGGCGGGAAGCCGGGGTTGAAGAAAACTGCGGTCGTCCCGACGGTAATCATCAAAGAGGAAGACCGGAAGCGGCTTGTCGACTGGCAGCAGCAGCATCGAATCCCGATACACGTGTGGCACGTCTTCTTTGACCGCGCGTATGGAATAGCGATTGATGAGGCAGAGCGTCTCATCAAAGCCGGCCTGATACAACCCACCACACAGGTTTTCCAGGCTCCAGGCGGTGCAACAACGACGAAGCTCATTTACAAGATATACTACCACTATGCCTACGAGCTCGGCCGCGCAGTTGAAGAGCCGATAGCGGAACCGCGGTGTCTTGAAGACAAGAACGGCCACATCCTGCCCTATGTTGTCTTCAAAGGGGGCAGACTGAAGTTGAGCCCGGCTGCGATAAGAGTGTTGGATGCCTTAGCGGTCTAGATGGCTATTGCCGCAGGACAGCGCTCCCGTCGCTGGGTCCAGCGAGAAGCTCTTAGAAACAAAGGGCAGTTCTGGACTCCGAGCTGGGTGGCAGATGCAATGGCATCTTATGTCTGTGCTTCAGGCGATAAGGTTTTCGACCCTGCGGTCGGGACTGGGGCATTCTACGAGGCAGTACGGCGAGTGGCTCCGGCCCGGGGCGACCGCCTGAGATTCTACGGCATAGACGTTGACCCTGACATTGTTGCCGAAGCTTCTGTCGCCCTGCGTGCTGACGGCGAACGGTGCCGGCTTGAACAGCGCGACTTCATTCTCGACCCGCCCGAAGGGCCGTTCAGCTCAATCATCGCCAACCCGCCCTACATCCGTCACCACAGACTGACCCCGGAACTCAAGGACCGGCTACGTTCCATGAGCCTGCGGGTGAGCGGCATCAAGCTGGACGGCCGAGCAGGGCTGCACGTTTACTTCCTAATCCAAGCCCTTGCCTTGCTCGCGAAGCGAGGACGGCTGGCGTTCATCATGCCAGCCGATACGTGTGAAGGCGTGTTTGCCCCAAGCCTGTGGCGCTGGATCACCCGTACGTACCGCCTGGACTGCGTGATTACGTTCTCGCCCGAAGCCACGCCGTTCCCGGAAGTGGACACAAACCCCGTGGTGTTCCTCATTGAGAATGCCGAACCAAGAGAACGCTTCATATGGGTGAAGTGCCGCGTGCCTGGCACGAACGACCTCAGGCGGCTTGTTGAATCAGACTTCAACGAGCACAACTCTGAAACACTGACGATGAGCAGACGTTACGTAACAGAAGGGATTAAGCGTGGTCTTTCCCGGGACCCGACACAAATGGTCGTCTGCTCTCATACGCTCGGTGATTTCGCCACGGCTGTGCGCGGCATAGCCACAGGGGCAAACGACTACTTCTTTCTCACCGAACGCGAAGCGCTGCGCCGAGGATTACCGGCTGACTTCCTTGTGCCGGCGCTAGGCAGGACCCGCGACGTCAGAGGCGATCGGGTAACCAATGAGACCATGTCGGAACTGGCCCGGGCCGGCAGGCCGACGTTGCTTTTCTCGCCCGATGGTCGTCGGATGCAGGACTTTCCGCTGCCAGTCAAGGACTACCTGAAAGAAGGTGAATCGTCCGGGCTGCCTAGAAAGCCGCTCATAGCTACCAGGCGACCGTGGTACAAGATGGAGAAACGGCGAGTGCCACCGTTTCTGTTTGCGTACCTAGGGCGACGGAACGCCCGGTTCATAAGAAACGAGGCGGGTATCATACCCCTCACAGGTTTCCTGTGCGTCTATCCTCGATGCAACGACGCAGCATTTATCGAGAGGCTATGGTTCATCCTGCGCCACCCGGATACTCTGAAGAACCTCCCTCTCGTGGGGAAATCGTACGGCTCGGGCGCTCTCAAGGTCGAGCCACGTGCGCTCGAGAACCTGCCCATCCCTGACACGGTCGTCGAGGCGGCAGGGTTCGCGAAGCTCCTGACTCGGCGGGACCAAGTCCTGTTTCCAGAACTGGCGGTCGTGGCCCGCGAAAGGCCGCCGGCATACAAGTGCGACGC
This genomic interval from candidate division WOR-3 bacterium contains the following:
- a CDS encoding AccI family restriction endonuclease yields the protein MKKTSISFDSLLGILAESIDFEFGTFEYIPWAEFLLNPRRLRGSDFLMRWSQGEWSESRLVEAVNYTRRYFALPYGPSGTAPSGDVRAYELYFERLAQAGLDSIKRPDLLVFRYSDAERVRRDVKRLGGNAGLPFIREQELAPLLERAVLAVECENSLWRSERMPDFGTELSPQKRLGGKPGLKKTAVVPTVIIKEEDRKRLVDWQQQHRIPIHVWHVFFDRAYGIAIDEAERLIKAGLIQPTTQVFQAPGGATTTKLIYKIYYHYAYELGRAVEEPIAEPRCLEDKNGHILPYVVFKGGRLKLSPAAIRVLDALAV
- a CDS encoding N-6 DNA methylase, which gives rise to MAIAAGQRSRRWVQREALRNKGQFWTPSWVADAMASYVCASGDKVFDPAVGTGAFYEAVRRVAPARGDRLRFYGIDVDPDIVAEASVALRADGERCRLEQRDFILDPPEGPFSSIIANPPYIRHHRLTPELKDRLRSMSLRVSGIKLDGRAGLHVYFLIQALALLAKRGRLAFIMPADTCEGVFAPSLWRWITRTYRLDCVITFSPEATPFPEVDTNPVVFLIENAEPRERFIWVKCRVPGTNDLRRLVESDFNEHNSETLTMSRRYVTEGIKRGLSRDPTQMVVCSHTLGDFATAVRGIATGANDYFFLTEREALRRGLPADFLVPALGRTRDVRGDRVTNETMSELARAGRPTLLFSPDGRRMQDFPLPVKDYLKEGESSGLPRKPLIATRRPWYKMEKRRVPPFLFAYLGRRNARFIRNEAGIIPLTGFLCVYPRCNDAAFIERLWFILRHPDTLKNLPLVGKSYGSGALKVEPRALENLPIPDTVVEAAGFAKLLTRRDQVLFPELAVVARERPPAYKCDATHSRRAPDQAVSRKRGKPSTRNRKQERRK